In Lycium ferocissimum isolate CSIRO_LF1 chromosome 7, AGI_CSIRO_Lferr_CH_V1, whole genome shotgun sequence, the sequence aaatttttgagtGTGGACCCACTGACCTGTTAATCACAGTAACAAACTTCCCTTGCTATGAGGAAAAACTGAAGTACACAACTTTGTATAAATTCAGTTTTTAGTCTCCTAACCCAAAACCAACCAACCAACCTTTATTTGCCAATCCCACAACAGcatctctctctccctcttcaAGTAGTCTTTTCTCAAAGctcttcttttttccctttttgtttttctgtttCATCTTTTATGGTTGATATTATGGAACTGTTCAACAGCTTCCCTTATTTTATCTGATGAAGTTGATCAGCTACTTTCTTGATTGCTTTGATTCAAAACACTCTAACTTTTAGTACAAGCTGGTTCTAAACTGTACCATAAGTTTAGGTAAAGATACCTTCTTTTTTGCAGAGCTATGATGTTTTCTTGGAAATGGTATCTTTCTTTACTGATTTATGTCCTTTGTtctgttcattttttttaacaggTCTGCAGAAAGTACaacagaaaatcaagaaaatgtatGCAGAAGAAAGTGCTTGTTTTGATCCTTCCACTCAAGTGCAGCATGAAGGACTAGCAGAAGATGTTTTTGCCATACaagaacaaatatatcataataaTTCCTCGCAACAAGATGCTGCAGCAGCAGCCTTGGAAATGGAATTTCAGCAGCAACTGAATCTTGAAATGGAACAGTGTTACAATAataatcataacaacaacatgcaaGATCAATTGGTACATGATCAACCCAATAATAATCATCAAGGGTTATCTTGTGATCAATCAAACTGGGGAGAAATGATGAATTTCCCTCCTTAccaaaatcaagaagataatAATAACACTAATAACTTTCAGCAGCAAAATTTCCCAACTCCAATGCCTGATCTTCTCAACATGTTTCCTTTACCAAGATGCACACAATCTTCTTTGCTTCCTCAGAAATCACCAAATTTGTTAACTTCACTAGGCCTTATAGGTGATCACATTGATGGTGCATCAACTTCAAGTGCTATCTATGACCCTTCTTTAGTTCTCCCATTGAATCTACCCCCACAACCCCCTTTATTAAGAGAACTATTCCATTCTTTGCCACATGGCTATGACTTAAGAAACTTAAGAAGCAATAATAATTCTTTCTTTAATGGTATGGAGGACAGAGAGGTGAGTGGTGCTTTGTATCAAGATGGAGAAGGAAGGCCTTTTGACAATGGGATCTTTGAGTTTTCTGCTGATATGAATGGTATTGCCAAAAATAGGGATGGTAAAGAAACAAAACATTTTGCTACTGAGAGGCAGAGGAGAGTGCATTTGAATGACAAGTACAAAGCTTTGAGGAGTATGGTTCCCAACCCTAGCAAGGTACTCactctcataatcataactTGGTTCTctattcattttctactttgAAAAGATTCTTTTTTCATTATGATCAAACCATCTTAATTATGTTGAATAAAATTTGTGATCCTTTGATATTGCACAActttttactaatttttttttttttttaaaaaaaaaaaatttggcctgTAAGCCAAaattaattatggatgttagCCTAAACATTATAGAACTTAcacactgattatgtatattagatgtatattatatgtatatgatgtatattgtatattttgcataGCATACAAAACTGTTTAAACACCCCGAGAGGCATTGGACTGTAattatctctttatttttaatatgatgGTCTATTGATGATGCAAGTTTTATCTTGTTCGAATTTTGTCAATAAAAGAATGATAGAGCATCAATAGTGAAGGATGCAATTGATTACATCAATGAGCTGATAAGGGGAGTGAATGAGTTGAAACTTATGGTGGAGAAGAAGAGATGTAgcagagataggatgaagaggCAAAAGACAGAAGGTGGTGGTAATTCCATGGATGGTACTGATGCAAAGCAAATAATGGATGAAGTGGACCAATCTTACAATGGAAATTCGTTAAGGAGTTCATGGCTTCAGAGGAGGTCTAAGAATACTGAAGTTGATGTCCGGATCGTCGATGATGAAGTTACTGTCAAACTTGTTCAGCAGAAAAGAATTAATTGCCTTCTCTTTGCATCTAAGGTTCTTGATGATCTTCAATTGGATCTTCACCATGTTGCTGGTGGACTTATTGGTGATTACTACAGCTTCTTGTTTAACTCCAAGGTTGttttaatttacatatgttgTTTGACTTGATATCTCATGTTGTTTACATTTCTGATATTGTATTCAATGTATTGTCTAAACAAATATGCAGATTTCTGAAGGATCTACTGTGTATGCAAGTGCAATAGCCAAGAAGCTCATTGAGGTTGTGGACATACAGTATGCAGCAATTGCACCAACAAACAGCTATTAATAGTTCAGCTCTTTCATTTATGGTAAACTTTTTCTCCCTGTCTGATCTgaagttaattaaaaaaaaaaaaaatcttgactAGAAACACCACCATCAGTGGCTGATTTATATGAAAGAGGAAAACAAAATACAATGAACATAAGGGGATTAGACCACCACCACTAGTGGctgattttttaaaatcttgtcacacttcttttttctgtttttgaTCTCTCTGTCCTATCTACCACATCATTGGAATCATCTTCATTGAGAAAGATTCAAAAATTGTTCACCATATTCATAAATATAAAGTTTCTATTATTATATTGGTATAGATGAACTACATTTGAGGATCAtcaaaattgaaattatgaTGTTTCAATAATTTACATTAGTGGGGCCCATGGAATAATGAAGAATGACAATTCAAAGAATGAGTCGAGTGAAGATTTAAGACCTTTGAGTTTCTAAATTTGGGCATTTTTGCTGAAGTACATGCAGACAAGCAGTTAGAAGTACATGCACtctgattttttgtttttgaatatGAATTTTGCTAAGTAGTTAAAAAGTGTAAAGAAGGCTTCTTTTTGTCCACTTTTGCAAAAAGGACTTATTTTCCTCAACTGCTGGACCACTTGTACCAAGAAATGGTATACATTGCTTTATCTCTTACTAATTTGCTTTCATTcttattttctacatatctTGATTTTTGTCACCCTTGATTTCTGACTTTGGCCTCATATTTCTTTGGTGTGTCTATTGCAGATTTCTAGAGGGTCTAAGCAGATTTCTGGGCCAGTGGATGATAGTGTTTAATTTAGTGATAGTGTTATTTAGGAGTAATAACTTTGTTGAATCCATGGGAATGAACTGACTACTGCCTAATTTACTCAAGTTTGACACTTCTTTCTAATAATTAGGAATATATGCTTCGGCAACATATTAATTTTCTCGGTTTATCTAGGAGGATTTCTATAGTTAGTGTAAACTGTAACACAAAATATAAACTCCTATACATACAATATCATATCCGCCAAGAAATTATGATATCTTTGCACATGTAATTATCACTcgtatttaacttatatacgcTCACAATATAATTgctttttttttactatattttagtGTACCTTAAATTTAACCTCACTTATTCTACACGCTTGCTAGCCAATTCAATCTTTTATGGACAATTACATTTAGTTATTGTTTAGGTGGCCTAATAGTAATTCCTTTTTCACAAAGTACTTCGAAGTTAAACTCTATTCATTCGCgatgtaataaataaataatgaatcaAATACTAATAACAATATATTTGTCACACCAACTTTTGATAAAAAGATGATGGGACCGACCCTTACTTGGGTGGCGAGCGCGAACCCTACGATtatcgtgatactcataatcttactggactcttaaatcatgaaatgagtgcataatgaaagcttttcaaaaaatatgcttttcgtctttctcaaatcaagtaaaatctgtaatcatatgaaatttgtaacataatgcataatgatacatcggcttacagagccgcttacaagatcgacatgttatatacgtgactccgtacgcaaagtctctaacataaatcaagataccataacataaatactctgactcggcaacactccggaaggaaatggagctcgccaatccaaatggaacatcttctactaatatcctctactcatctgtatacacctgcgtggcatgaaacgcagcgtcataagaagggacgtcgacgaataatgtaccgagtatgtaaggcatgaataacaacataataaagatatggaaggtaacatggaataagagagataactgtacatctggatgcctcataaggcggatgtcatgcatgctcagctttttttttttttaaaaaaaaaaaaaactttttcttacatacatatatataatatcatcatcataacgtacccggccttttcgggactcggtgtgtaacgtacccggccctttcgggactcggtgtgtaacgtacccggccctttcgggactcggtgtgtaataccaactgatcagtggttgcacaataggtgtcgtacccggccgactatagcgcggctcggtgtgagaaaatacatacatatatataaagcatgcatgagagcccaatcaaagccacaactatatcggagtgacgtaaggtcggtagcctccgattatattatggatcaatcatTATCGTTTaccccaccttgaaggaacaattattataaggtgagatcaacaacaatgaataaaatcgagacaatcatgaaataagctcaataatctcataatagcattaaaatcataagctttggaaatttctagaatttaaaatcatcatcataatcatcatagaaacattctcatctttaacatcgtcattcatattgtaaaaacatgtccattgttgttgtcatcaaagcttatagaatcataaatctttgactcggaaattttggaaaatatttatggattatcaagaaagaagtcatgcctttgaatcatgaatttctagcttttgagaataagaatattcttggaaaacatttatggattcacataaagggatcatgggacatttggaaaacacctattggattcataagaaaggaatcatgcctttagaagaaaggactacccttaacatacctttggagCTTACTCTCCGACTTTCCAACTTGCTTCCCGTCGCGCGATTTATTTAGGATCGTTCGtcatctcataatctacataggcaaccattcatattatcattaggctcattgttacactcttatcttaagtctctaaataaatttcttttaagTGTCCGTAAATtcggacaaagatctcccctctttatatgcctagcccgaattctcaataccaacaatcaacaacaacaacagaaacaacaaacaacctcattactaccaaaatattccatcaaatactccacatgatattttctccaactcctccacaaacgaatttgctacataattattccataaatttatcttcgtaaataagccttaaatgataccaaaagagaaagattcataccttacttccgctaataCAGCGATATCTCTAATACTTGCCTTACTCCCAAGCCACAAATTCATcgcaacacaatattataatcgtaactaTATGCCGGCGGAACCCGAATCcggagatttttacttaactcgcgttggaatttaatggagggaaggttggagaaCTTTCTAGAATTgttgggaaatattttttgggctgttttcttgGATGAAAATGAGGGTttaaacccctttatataaTTGCTCCGAAGTCACTGTAGCAAGTACTTTCACCGACTTACCGTAGCcatcgttcatccgcggaaattatttcgagacctaaaacttttatacaccgatctctttatttgcatacttagatatgtccaaaactccatacagttTGTATGagttattcaacatcccaaactcagcgaaacttttttttttttttccgattcgtttaacctccaaccttcgcggcacttatttatcacttgttgaacataacataaacacttataacttcaaacataatcctgtcctttgagcttatgtgactaacctatgatgtAACTTAACGCACgagaatacgggatgtaacatccttccccccttttgaacattcgtcctcgaatgttaaaataaGCCGaaactcacatcataatcactaTCAACTCTTCCATTCTTATTCAAAACCTTCTTTGTCTCGCGATATCATCACCTTGTTCTATATATCTCGTATGTTTACTATGTACTTCTTATTATCTCTCTTGACTTATCTTGTCGTACTCTTACTCTCTTCCTTATCTCGCTTCTTGGTTATCATATCTTACCATAGACAATTCTATAACATTTATCACCTGtcgcttttcttcttcttctctcgtAAAACCGTAATGCCATTAGGACCCAATTCCACCGCTAAtactttttttcccccttttagtACCCATTTTTTTTGAACTCGTAGCATCGCTATCCCTTGCGTTCCCTTCTATAGCGACTGGGTCGATCATtgcaatattttattttccagtTGGTATAACACCGAAATTTCCTTTCACCCTACGCTTTACTcgattctttcttttctttttcttttaataagaGTCCGTATACTAAGTCTGGCTATTGGTAATTCGTATACTTACACCTGGAGTATCTTGAATCCCTCCTTCAATGATCTTCTTCCTTTAATGCTATCATAATC encodes:
- the LOC132062553 gene encoding transcription factor bHLH91-like, whose amino-acid sequence is MYAEESACFDPSTQVQHEGLAEDVFAIQEQIYHNNSSQQDAAAAALEMEFQQQLNLEMEQCYNNNHNNNMQDQLVHDQPNNNHQGLSCDQSNWGEMMNFPPYQNQEDNNNTNNFQQQNFPTPMPDLLNMFPLPRCTQSSLLPQKSPNLLTSLGLIGDHIDGASTSSAIYDPSLVLPLNLPPQPPLLRELFHSLPHGYDLRNLRSNNNSFFNGMEDREVSGALYQDGEGRPFDNGIFEFSADMNGIAKNRDGKETKHFATERQRRVHLNDKYKALRSMVPNPSKNDRASIVKDAIDYINELIRGVNELKLMVEKKRCSRDRMKRQKTEGGGNSMDGTDAKQIMDEVDQSYNGNSLRSSWLQRRSKNTEVDVRIVDDEVTVKLVQQKRINCLLFASKVLDDLQLDLHHVAGGLIGDYYSFLFNSKISEGSTVYASAIAKKLIEVVDIQYAAIAPTNSY